A single window of Paenibacillus sp. FSL H8-0537 DNA harbors:
- a CDS encoding TetR/AcrR family transcriptional regulator encodes MRLRDENKIELIFEATIQLINEIGISETSISKIAKRANVSAATIYIYFENKEDMLGKTYLKAKKIMSDKLFNGVDHSAPIQQLFDLYIRNFIQFIQEHKSYFLFMEQISNSPLLQNWCLEETAALYLPIYEFFESGKQQQLFKDVDNDMLITYSILPIAELAKEQFKGDFEFTPEKLDIAIKMSWDAIKR; translated from the coding sequence ATGAGACTAAGAGATGAAAATAAAATCGAATTAATTTTTGAAGCTACGATTCAGTTGATTAATGAAATTGGCATTTCGGAAACGTCGATTTCTAAAATCGCCAAACGGGCGAATGTGTCTGCGGCTACGATTTACATTTATTTTGAGAATAAGGAGGATATGCTCGGCAAGACGTATTTAAAAGCGAAGAAAATAATGAGCGATAAGCTGTTTAATGGGGTCGACCATTCCGCACCGATTCAGCAGCTCTTTGATCTGTACATTCGCAATTTTATCCAGTTTATACAGGAGCACAAATCCTATTTTTTGTTTATGGAACAAATCTCAAACTCTCCATTGCTGCAAAATTGGTGCCTGGAAGAAACCGCGGCGCTTTATTTACCTATATATGAGTTTTTTGAGAGTGGCAAGCAGCAGCAGCTGTTCAAGGATGTAGATAATGATATGCTTATTACTTACTCTATTTTGCCGATAGCTGAACTGGCTAAAGAGCAGTTTAAAGGTGATTTTGAGTTTACGCCTGAAAAGCTGGATATAGCGATTAAAATGAGCTGGGACGCTATAAAGAGATAA
- the fni gene encoding type 2 isopentenyl-diphosphate Delta-isomerase: MTITQRTEAEEAEKTAKRKNEHIRICLQEEVNGQHIDTGLDRLRFRHNALPELSFEEIELKTEWFKSPMKAPLLVSSMTGGTSEAGAINRRLAEAAEARGWAIGLGSMRAAIEREDLASSFHVRMEAPSVPVIANLGAVQLNYGFGTDDCLRAVDIAEANALVLHVNSMQEVFQPEGNTDFRGLLARIEQVCRALPVPVGVKEVGWGIDAGTAAMLANAGISFIDAAGAGGTSWSQVEKYRAGDGLRRQAAEAFADWGIPTAESVSAIRSTLPHMNVIASGGLRHGVDAAKAIALGANLAGFGRVLLPQAVHGTTDLSIRQLTQQFERIEFELKAAMFGIGVRTIEQLRQTDRLASKAE; the protein is encoded by the coding sequence ATGACGATAACGCAGCGTACGGAGGCGGAGGAAGCGGAGAAAACCGCGAAGCGCAAAAATGAGCATATCCGCATTTGCTTGCAGGAGGAAGTGAACGGCCAGCATATCGATACAGGGCTTGATCGGTTGCGGTTCCGTCATAATGCGCTGCCTGAGCTGTCATTTGAGGAAATTGAGCTTAAGACGGAGTGGTTCAAGTCGCCGATGAAAGCGCCGCTGCTCGTCAGCTCCATGACCGGAGGCACCTCGGAGGCTGGGGCTATTAACCGCCGGCTGGCGGAGGCTGCCGAGGCACGAGGCTGGGCGATTGGACTCGGCTCCATGCGGGCAGCTATTGAGCGCGAGGACTTGGCGTCCTCCTTCCATGTCAGAATGGAGGCGCCCTCGGTACCGGTCATTGCCAATTTGGGAGCCGTACAGCTAAATTACGGCTTCGGTACGGATGATTGCCTGCGTGCGGTTGACATTGCAGAGGCGAATGCCCTCGTGCTTCACGTCAACAGCATGCAGGAGGTTTTTCAGCCGGAAGGCAATACGGACTTCCGCGGCTTGCTGGCGCGAATCGAGCAGGTATGCCGTGCGCTCCCTGTTCCAGTCGGCGTGAAGGAAGTAGGCTGGGGCATTGATGCTGGCACTGCCGCAATGCTTGCGAATGCAGGCATTTCCTTTATTGATGCGGCAGGAGCGGGAGGCACATCCTGGAGCCAGGTCGAGAAATACCGGGCGGGTGATGGACTGCGCCGACAAGCTGCGGAGGCGTTCGCGGATTGGGGCATTCCGACAGCGGAAAGCGTTAGCGCCATTCGTAGTACATTGCCGCATATGAACGTCATTGCGAGCGGCGGCTTAAGGCATGGTGTTGATGCAGCTAAAGCGATTGCGCTTGGGGCGAATCTCGCTGGCTTTGGGCGTGTCTTATTGCCGCAAGCGGTGCATGGGACAACCGACCTGTCGATTCGCCAGCTTACTCAGCAGTTTGAGCGAATTGAGTTTGAGCTGAAGGCGGCGATGTTCGGCATTGGCGTCCGCACGATTGAGCAGCTTCGCCAGACAGATCGGCTAGCTTCGAAAGCCGAATAA
- the nagA gene encoding N-acetylglucosamine-6-phosphate deacetylase: MFNSPASWVIHHVHIVLEDRIITGSAVIKNGLIHRLLENDAVPSAEELALPTIDGAGGYLLPGFIDVHVHGGFGADFMDASRSSYDTITRFHASQGTTGMLATTMTASKEAIEAVLQAAADYRSGDMPYAALLGVHLEGPFLNEKWIGAQNPAYLSPPRLDWLEAWTAAFPDLIQILTLAPEREGSLPLIAWLAENNIVAACGHTDATYADMEAAADAGLSHAVHTYNAMRPLHHREPGTVGAVLSDPRIYAELIADGHHVHPGAIRLLTAAKPADKLILITDAMSAAGMPDGNYSLGGLAVEMKDQVARLQGSGSLAGSSLTMLRAFRYMLANTKLSVAEVSRCASGNAAKQLGIYEQTGSIACGKQADVILTDADFSAVSRTWVGGKLVFHASDK, encoded by the coding sequence ATGTTCAACTCGCCCGCCTCATGGGTGATACATCACGTCCATATTGTCTTGGAAGACCGTATTATTACCGGCAGTGCCGTTATTAAAAATGGCCTCATTCACCGTCTGCTGGAAAATGATGCTGTTCCTAGCGCTGAGGAGCTGGCGCTGCCAACTATAGATGGAGCCGGCGGTTATTTATTGCCGGGCTTTATCGACGTCCATGTGCATGGCGGCTTTGGCGCCGACTTTATGGATGCCAGCCGCAGCAGCTACGACACGATTACCCGTTTCCACGCCTCCCAAGGCACAACTGGCATGTTGGCGACTACGATGACAGCGTCTAAAGAAGCTATCGAAGCTGTTTTGCAAGCAGCAGCGGATTACAGAAGCGGCGACATGCCCTATGCTGCGCTGCTTGGCGTCCATTTGGAAGGGCCTTTTCTGAATGAAAAATGGATCGGTGCGCAAAATCCCGCTTACCTCTCGCCTCCTCGGCTTGACTGGCTGGAAGCATGGACTGCAGCGTTTCCCGATTTAATTCAAATTTTGACGCTTGCCCCTGAACGGGAAGGCTCTCTTCCCCTCATTGCCTGGCTTGCTGAAAATAACATCGTTGCCGCTTGCGGCCATACAGATGCTACCTACGCGGATATGGAAGCCGCAGCAGACGCTGGGCTGTCCCACGCCGTCCATACGTATAATGCGATGCGTCCGCTGCATCACCGGGAACCGGGAACCGTCGGCGCTGTTCTCAGCGATCCACGGATTTACGCCGAGCTGATTGCCGACGGCCATCATGTCCATCCGGGAGCGATCCGGCTGCTTACAGCTGCCAAACCGGCAGACAAGCTTATTCTCATTACCGATGCCATGTCGGCAGCGGGCATGCCCGACGGGAACTACTCGCTCGGCGGCTTGGCCGTCGAGATGAAGGATCAGGTTGCCCGCCTGCAGGGCAGCGGCAGTCTCGCAGGCAGCAGTCTGACGATGCTGCGCGCCTTCCGGTACATGCTGGCGAACACTAAGCTGTCCGTCGCTGAAGTCAGCCGCTGCGCGAGCGGCAATGCGGCTAAGCAGCTTGGCATCTATGAGCAGACGGGCTCCATCGCTTGCGGCAAGCAAGCAGATGTCATCCTGACGGATGCTGATTTCTCCGCTGTGAGCCGCACCTGGGTAGGCGGCAAGCTTGTGTTTCATGCTTCCGACAAATGA
- a CDS encoding DeoR/GlpR family DNA-binding transcription regulator: MAEPNVPSSKGQRRREAILQLLKQQGRVTISEIVEQFDCSEATARRDLEQMEASYPIIRTIGGAMYDGLSVVRDMGFSEKQDISYLEKERIAAKAVSLIQEGDVIGLSGGTTNYLIAKQLKLRSGITVVTNAVNIAMELAGSPIQVVVTGGIMRHNSFELCGPLGEGMVEHLNIGKMFIGVDGVSAGGGITTYSEQEAQIAKALIRRSTQTYAVFDQTKVGKMSLFSISPLAALQAFITDQPIEGELKSAAQQLNIDVYVADTNG, translated from the coding sequence ATGGCAGAACCGAATGTTCCGTCGTCTAAAGGACAGCGCCGCCGCGAGGCGATTTTGCAGCTGCTTAAGCAGCAGGGGCGCGTTACGATTTCCGAGATTGTGGAGCAATTCGATTGTTCGGAGGCGACCGCAAGAAGAGACTTAGAGCAAATGGAGGCCAGCTATCCGATAATTCGGACGATTGGCGGGGCGATGTATGACGGGCTCAGCGTCGTACGTGATATGGGTTTTTCGGAAAAGCAGGATATTTCGTACCTCGAAAAAGAGAGAATTGCCGCGAAGGCGGTATCGCTTATTCAGGAGGGCGATGTCATCGGCCTGTCCGGCGGCACGACCAATTATTTGATCGCTAAGCAGCTTAAGCTCAGAAGCGGTATTACCGTCGTAACGAATGCGGTCAATATTGCGATGGAGCTGGCGGGAAGCCCAATCCAGGTCGTTGTAACGGGCGGCATTATGCGCCATAACAGCTTTGAGCTTTGCGGGCCGCTGGGAGAAGGCATGGTCGAGCATTTGAATATTGGCAAAATGTTCATTGGCGTCGATGGCGTATCGGCAGGCGGGGGCATTACTACTTATTCGGAACAGGAAGCACAAATTGCCAAAGCGTTAATCAGACGCTCCACCCAGACGTATGCCGTATTCGATCAGACGAAGGTTGGCAAAATGTCACTATTCTCGATTTCGCCGCTTGCAGCGCTGCAGGCTTTCATTACAGACCAGCCGATTGAAGGCGAGCTTAAGTCAGCGGCACAGCAGCTGAATATTGACGTTTATGTAGCAGATACGAATGGTTAG
- a CDS encoding spore germination protein, whose amino-acid sequence MIEHIRLLFAQSVDLKVQQLKNDELSIEIAYISSLCDEQMISNYVIVPFMKEEVPYDKQLRTISDYLVVDDSATWTDLLLKGNILIEAQGIVYSLYTAKIISNESTQTQVESAIQGPQLALNEDLKKSLNLIRSMYHSPELCVEKHTVGSLSKTEIIVLFDQRRVDPTVLNQLRQRLTKAQTEMLQAAGELETILTGKQWHLFPTVLITERPDRITTAISNGKIAILIKGNMFALVLPVTFFDFMHAVEDNYEAFWMTRTLILLRYVAVVLTITLPALYVSIISYNPELFRVQLALSIAGSRSAVPYPSFIEVMVMLFMIEALIEASIRLPRYIGSTATTVGGLILGQAAQQAGLVSSIMIIVTSVVAISNFVVPVNSLSFAIRFLKYPLIVMAIFFGITGVTVGAFMYVVYLCNLRSFGKPYFRMFAGRKPQSGDIGQVKVE is encoded by the coding sequence GTGATCGAACACATTCGCCTGCTGTTTGCCCAATCGGTTGACTTGAAGGTGCAACAACTCAAAAATGATGAATTGAGTATTGAAATTGCCTATATTTCCTCTCTATGCGACGAGCAAATGATCAGCAATTATGTGATCGTTCCTTTTATGAAGGAAGAGGTGCCTTACGATAAACAGCTGCGTACAATTAGCGATTATCTAGTCGTTGACGATTCAGCTACATGGACCGATTTACTGCTTAAGGGCAATATCTTAATCGAAGCGCAAGGTATTGTTTACTCGCTTTACACAGCGAAAATTATTAGTAATGAAAGTACCCAAACCCAAGTAGAAAGCGCGATTCAAGGGCCTCAACTAGCATTGAACGAAGATTTGAAAAAGTCGCTCAACCTCATTCGCAGCATGTACCACTCCCCTGAGCTGTGTGTAGAGAAGCATACCGTAGGCTCGCTGTCGAAGACGGAAATTATTGTGCTGTTTGACCAGCGCCGCGTCGATCCTACGGTATTGAATCAATTGAGGCAAAGACTGACGAAAGCACAAACCGAAATGCTGCAGGCAGCAGGCGAGCTAGAAACTATTTTAACTGGAAAGCAGTGGCATTTGTTCCCTACCGTCCTGATCACTGAGCGCCCAGACCGCATTACGACCGCCATCTCCAATGGTAAAATCGCCATTCTCATAAAAGGAAATATGTTCGCTTTAGTGCTTCCCGTCACCTTTTTCGATTTTATGCATGCTGTCGAGGATAATTATGAAGCCTTTTGGATGACCCGCACGCTTATTTTACTGCGGTATGTTGCGGTTGTATTGACTATAACGCTGCCAGCTCTCTATGTATCCATTATTTCTTATAATCCAGAGCTGTTTCGGGTACAGCTGGCGCTCTCCATCGCTGGAAGCCGCTCGGCCGTTCCCTATCCGTCCTTCATCGAGGTAATGGTCATGCTATTTATGATCGAAGCACTAATAGAGGCTAGCATTAGGCTGCCTCGCTATATTGGCTCAACCGCTACGACCGTCGGCGGTCTTATTTTGGGACAAGCTGCCCAGCAAGCCGGTCTCGTCAGCAGCATTATGATTATCGTGACCTCCGTTGTCGCTATTTCCAACTTTGTCGTTCCCGTTAATTCCTTGTCATTTGCGATACGCTTTTTAAAATACCCGCTCATTGTGATGGCCATCTTTTTCGGTATTACCGGTGTTACGGTAGGTGCTTTCATGTATGTGGTGTATTTATGCAATTTGCGCAGCTTTGGCAAGCCTTATTTCCGCATGTTTGCAGGCAGAAAACCGCAGTCGGGGGACATTGGGCAGGTGAAGGTGGAATGA
- a CDS encoding GerAB/ArcD/ProY family transporter, with protein sequence MTRYFFYNFFLTSFVNLMLYVPHILIEHRYTGAVSSMLISGVIGTLLTYAYTAALSHFPGMGLPEILRAYWPRWLVSPIMFYVAIICFISSTIVVTAFAVMINRFFNPELNPLAVLCMLVIACGYAASRSTLSVQHIIEVGLLLNAPIIFFVLFKMVRNPQLNWDAIHTVANFVMVRPELGSIAAGVFVFTGFFNLSIFNRLLPPNFSYTYRWLVPILGMIILSISFFVPIGFHGTEAVGEYLYVWSMTADAITLQYGFIERVLFLFLIIYLNLSLIYTMSCWHQAMEFIKSCFPKLKMATDFEETPFINYIICGVFAIAAVFYLFFSDERLEFIFTRYWLTAMLFSYIAIVISVFMLSRKERKSA encoded by the coding sequence ATGACGCGCTACTTCTTTTACAACTTTTTTCTGACCAGCTTCGTTAACTTGATGCTGTATGTACCGCATATTTTGATCGAACATCGCTACACCGGCGCTGTCTCTTCAATGCTGATTTCCGGAGTCATCGGAACTTTGCTGACCTATGCCTACACGGCTGCGCTATCGCATTTTCCCGGCATGGGGCTGCCTGAAATTTTACGCGCCTATTGGCCTCGTTGGCTCGTCTCTCCCATTATGTTTTACGTAGCGATTATTTGCTTCATTTCGTCTACTATTGTCGTGACCGCCTTTGCGGTCATGATTAACCGCTTCTTCAATCCAGAGCTGAATCCGCTGGCCGTTTTATGCATGCTCGTTATTGCCTGCGGCTATGCAGCTTCGCGTTCGACGTTATCCGTCCAGCATATCATTGAGGTTGGGCTGCTGCTCAATGCTCCGATTATTTTTTTCGTGCTGTTCAAAATGGTGAGAAACCCGCAGCTGAATTGGGATGCCATTCATACCGTTGCCAATTTTGTCATGGTGCGTCCGGAGCTTGGTTCTATTGCAGCCGGAGTATTTGTATTCACCGGATTTTTCAATCTGTCGATTTTCAACCGTCTGCTGCCGCCGAATTTCAGCTATACGTACCGCTGGCTCGTTCCGATTTTGGGCATGATTATTTTGAGCATTTCCTTCTTCGTACCTATTGGGTTTCATGGTACAGAGGCAGTAGGCGAATATCTCTATGTCTGGAGCATGACTGCCGACGCGATTACACTGCAATACGGCTTCATCGAACGCGTATTGTTTCTGTTTCTGATTATCTATTTGAATCTATCGCTCATTTATACGATGAGCTGCTGGCATCAAGCGATGGAATTTATTAAAAGCTGCTTCCCCAAGCTGAAAATGGCAACCGACTTCGAGGAAACGCCGTTTATCAACTATATCATTTGCGGCGTGTTTGCTATAGCTGCCGTATTTTATTTATTTTTCAGCGATGAACGTTTGGAGTTTATATTTACGCGCTATTGGCTAACCGCGATGCTGTTTTCTTATATAGCCATCGTTATTTCTGTGTTCATGCTTAGCCGAAAGGAGCGTAAATCCGCATGA
- a CDS encoding sugar kinase — protein sequence MGQASPDIITFGESMALFMPQEHKAIERATTLEQGFGGAESNVAIGLSRLGSSVGWFGALGNDPFGRIILKTLRGEGVDVTRVRLSDEAPTGMMFRETVAGRMAVHYYRKHSAASRMEPEHLDEAYIQGAKLLHVTGITAALSDSCRRTVRRAIDIAKDAGVKVSFDPNLRLKLWSIEEAREVLLPFAADADYFLPGWDELMLLYSTDSYEAVKQKLLELDAVTIIKGKDDATIVLEGSEETAVPFYKAEKVIDTVGAGDGFCAGFLAGIMKGMTPVEAVKLASINGSLVVQMRGDWEALPEWSVVEQRMSDKAWVER from the coding sequence GTGGGACAAGCATCACCAGACATCATTACATTCGGAGAATCGATGGCGCTATTTATGCCGCAGGAGCATAAGGCGATTGAAAGGGCGACTACACTAGAGCAGGGCTTCGGCGGTGCAGAAAGCAATGTCGCCATTGGTCTTTCACGCTTAGGCAGCTCGGTAGGCTGGTTCGGCGCACTTGGTAATGATCCTTTCGGCCGGATTATATTGAAAACGCTTCGCGGTGAAGGAGTAGATGTAACCCGCGTTAGGCTGAGTGATGAAGCACCGACAGGTATGATGTTCCGCGAGACGGTAGCTGGCCGTATGGCAGTGCATTATTACCGCAAGCATTCCGCTGCCAGCCGAATGGAGCCTGAGCATCTTGATGAGGCGTATATTCAGGGAGCGAAGCTGCTGCATGTAACAGGAATTACAGCGGCGCTTAGCGATAGCTGCCGCCGGACCGTACGCAGAGCCATCGACATTGCGAAGGATGCGGGTGTCAAAGTAAGCTTTGATCCCAATTTGCGGTTGAAGCTTTGGTCGATCGAGGAAGCGCGGGAAGTGCTGCTGCCATTCGCTGCGGATGCAGATTATTTTTTGCCGGGCTGGGATGAGCTGATGCTGCTGTACAGCACAGATAGCTACGAAGCGGTGAAGCAAAAGCTGCTTGAGCTGGATGCGGTGACGATCATTAAAGGCAAAGATGATGCGACAATTGTGCTGGAGGGCAGCGAGGAGACGGCTGTTCCTTTCTATAAGGCGGAGAAGGTCATTGATACGGTCGGAGCGGGCGATGGTTTTTGCGCTGGCTTTTTGGCTGGCATTATGAAGGGCATGACGCCTGTTGAAGCTGTAAAGCTTGCCAGCATCAATGGCTCACTCGTCGTTCAAATGCGTGGAGATTGGGAGGCGCTTCCAGAATGGAGCGTTGTCGAGCAGCGAATGAGCGATAAAGCGTGGGTGGAGCGTTAA
- the nagB gene encoding glucosamine-6-phosphate deaminase gives MQIIHFNDWELLDAYAAQTIINKIQEKPDAVLGLATGSTPLGIYAKIIEAYRSKEVSFAKTTTVNLDEYVGLPPEHEQSYAYYMKQHLFSQIDIADDHYHLPNGLAENLEAECGRYDQLLEQNPIDIQLLGLGHNGHIGFNEPDALLSAGTHAVQLKAETLEANARFFESAAEVPKMALTMGVGSILKAHTIILVVRGADKAEIVKQALTGPITTNVPASLLQTHPRVIVLLDREAGRKLK, from the coding sequence ATGCAAATCATTCACTTTAACGACTGGGAGCTGCTTGACGCTTATGCGGCCCAAACCATTATTAATAAAATCCAGGAGAAGCCGGATGCAGTGCTAGGGCTCGCTACAGGCTCGACACCTCTCGGCATCTATGCCAAAATAATAGAAGCATATCGCAGCAAGGAGGTATCCTTCGCCAAGACGACTACCGTCAATTTGGATGAATATGTAGGCCTTCCTCCTGAGCATGAACAAAGCTATGCTTATTATATGAAGCAGCATTTATTTTCCCAAATTGATATTGCAGACGACCATTATCATCTACCTAATGGGCTGGCTGAAAATTTGGAAGCCGAATGCGGCCGTTACGACCAGCTGCTGGAGCAAAACCCGATCGATATTCAGCTGCTTGGGCTCGGACATAACGGACATATAGGCTTTAATGAGCCTGATGCGTTGCTATCCGCAGGCACCCATGCCGTTCAATTAAAGGCAGAAACGTTGGAAGCGAATGCCCGTTTTTTTGAATCGGCCGCAGAAGTTCCGAAGATGGCGCTGACGATGGGTGTTGGCTCCATCCTGAAAGCACACACCATAATACTCGTGGTTCGCGGCGCAGATAAAGCGGAGATCGTGAAGCAAGCGTTAACCGGCCCTATCACAACCAATGTACCGGCTTCGCTGCTCCAGACGCATCCCCGGGTTATCGTGCTTCTCGACCGCGAAGCCGGAAGGAAGCTGAAATAA
- a CDS encoding glycosyltransferase family 39 protein has product MRLFHSFQSIRSLSAQALTFIGGLFFVVVFTASFMNTTQLLQNPLLAASGILLTLILILAASRLLGRSLSAKGYLLALMAVSLLTRLGWMIWIDTPPDSDFLFMYHAAQLAAAGDFSFNQDEYFLSWVYQFGFTMYEAGMIKLFGGAALFMLKLVNVLFSTATALLVYYAALELFNEHTARIAGLLYALYIPTIIMCSVLTNQHWSTFFFTLGCLLIINKRFETNYGWLLIGLAFGLGNIMRPLSLVYIAGFVAFLLLFRLLKANSDDCRPAGLSLGKVSTGMLARAAGVLIIFYMVQSLASFALVQSGASQYPLSNREPYWKFVVGLNAETDGRWSLEDGKYVLQFKLGEERDAAELALIKERLSDPVAVASLFARKLTVFWGEEDSAVMWSLKDMNRIELAVTLKIAERFLFTAMSAAGVYSLYSLWRSRFALQQKASYMLFLILLLGYAFVQLWIEIQARYRLDLLPCFILLQSYGMYLMQSKLPARRKIKLGSLE; this is encoded by the coding sequence ATGCGTTTATTCCACTCATTCCAATCGATTCGTTCTTTATCTGCTCAAGCACTCACTTTTATAGGAGGCTTGTTTTTCGTTGTCGTTTTCACTGCTTCCTTTATGAATACAACGCAGCTGCTCCAAAATCCCTTGCTCGCCGCTAGCGGCATTTTACTTACGCTCATCCTCATACTTGCCGCCTCTCGGCTGCTTGGGCGCAGCCTATCGGCTAAAGGCTATTTGCTTGCACTAATGGCGGTCAGCCTGCTAACCCGGCTTGGCTGGATGATTTGGATCGATACGCCTCCCGATTCCGATTTCCTATTTATGTATCATGCTGCCCAGCTCGCAGCAGCAGGCGATTTTTCATTTAATCAGGATGAATATTTCCTTAGTTGGGTATACCAGTTTGGCTTTACGATGTATGAAGCGGGCATGATCAAGCTATTTGGCGGAGCAGCGCTGTTCATGCTTAAGCTAGTAAATGTACTATTCAGTACAGCAACCGCGCTGCTCGTTTATTATGCTGCGCTAGAGCTGTTTAACGAGCATACGGCGCGAATTGCAGGACTGCTTTATGCCTTATATATTCCTACTATCATCATGTGCTCGGTGCTGACGAATCAGCATTGGTCGACCTTTTTTTTCACACTCGGCTGCCTGCTTATTATAAATAAACGCTTCGAAACCAACTATGGCTGGCTGCTAATCGGGCTCGCCTTCGGACTAGGAAACATCATGAGGCCGCTCAGCCTCGTTTATATAGCTGGCTTTGTTGCCTTTCTACTGTTATTTCGCTTGCTTAAAGCTAACTCGGATGATTGCAGGCCTGCCGGGCTATCGTTAGGCAAAGTCTCTACCGGAATGCTTGCCCGTGCCGCTGGGGTGCTTATTATATTTTACATGGTGCAATCTCTGGCCAGCTTTGCACTCGTGCAAAGCGGAGCCTCGCAATACCCACTTTCTAACCGGGAGCCTTACTGGAAATTCGTCGTGGGGCTAAATGCAGAAACCGATGGCAGATGGTCGCTTGAGGATGGCAAATATGTACTGCAATTTAAGCTTGGCGAGGAGCGCGATGCAGCAGAGCTGGCATTAATTAAGGAGCGTCTCAGTGATCCAGTCGCCGTCGCCTCCTTGTTCGCACGCAAGCTCACTGTTTTTTGGGGCGAAGAGGATTCAGCGGTCATGTGGAGCTTGAAGGATATGAACCGGATAGAGCTTGCTGTTACCCTTAAAATAGCGGAGCGTTTCCTCTTCACGGCTATGAGCGCAGCCGGGGTGTATTCGCTGTACAGCTTATGGCGCAGCCGATTTGCGCTGCAGCAGAAAGCCAGCTATATGCTGTTTCTGATTTTACTGCTAGGCTATGCGTTCGTGCAGCTTTGGATTGAAATACAGGCAAGATATCGGCTTGATCTGCTCCCTTGCTTTATTTTATTACAGAGCTACGGTATGTATTTAATGCAATCAAAACTACCTGCGCGGCGTAAAATAAAGCTCGGCTCCCTTGAATAA
- a CDS encoding Ger(x)C family spore germination protein: MKMRWLKLTLLALCLLLVCTASSGCGFKDIDKRYFIVAMGIDYSGKKQNPYLITLRLAIASPKIEPGAGKAQVETIEAASIAEGVRMLKAHVDKELDFGHCKIFLIGERVAWKDYSPVLDWMKRRRDIQSIANLAIGKPDARTILQINPMAERYPGNALFLSFGADGTDNPYTYIESLSDLSRRVMEQGLDPVIPIIRGEGSSGYIINRTALLDKTKIKLVLKPEESQLFNQLAKNFEKSSIQGSFSSNRLVGAVSRIKSRYYFSDNNGKLQLNMDVRIKALMEEAPSNLFEQSWGPVEKKLSADYSKSTEKLLKKIQQAGVDPFGFGLRYRATHAGEAAWQQWQNIYPTLQIAVNARIKIEGTGLVK, from the coding sequence ATGAAAATGCGCTGGTTAAAGCTCACGCTGCTAGCTTTGTGCTTGCTATTGGTCTGTACAGCATCAAGCGGCTGCGGTTTTAAGGATATTGACAAACGTTATTTTATCGTGGCGATGGGTATCGATTACAGCGGCAAAAAACAAAACCCTTATCTCATTACACTGCGCCTCGCCATCGCCTCACCTAAAATCGAGCCTGGCGCTGGCAAAGCGCAAGTCGAAACCATTGAAGCTGCAAGCATCGCCGAAGGTGTGCGCATGCTGAAAGCCCATGTGGACAAGGAGCTGGACTTTGGCCATTGCAAAATTTTCCTCATTGGCGAGCGCGTGGCCTGGAAGGATTATTCCCCTGTGCTGGATTGGATGAAAAGACGGAGGGATATACAAAGCATTGCGAATTTGGCGATCGGCAAGCCGGATGCGCGGACGATTTTGCAAATAAATCCCATGGCAGAACGCTATCCAGGAAATGCGCTGTTTCTAAGCTTCGGAGCAGATGGAACGGATAATCCCTATACCTATATAGAATCGCTTTCCGATCTGTCCAGACGGGTCATGGAACAAGGTCTCGATCCTGTTATTCCGATTATTCGGGGCGAGGGCAGCAGCGGCTATATTATTAACCGTACTGCGCTGCTGGATAAAACGAAAATCAAGCTCGTCCTGAAGCCGGAAGAGTCACAGCTCTTTAATCAGTTGGCCAAAAACTTTGAGAAATCCTCCATTCAAGGAAGCTTCTCGAGCAATCGGCTTGTGGGGGCTGTCAGCAGAATTAAGAGCCGCTATTACTTCAGCGATAATAATGGCAAGCTGCAATTAAACATGGATGTTCGCATTAAAGCGCTTATGGAGGAAGCTCCTTCCAATCTATTTGAGCAAAGCTGGGGGCCCGTGGAAAAAAAACTAAGTGCAGATTACTCTAAATCGACGGAGAAGCTGCTAAAAAAAATACAACAGGCTGGCGTAGATCCCTTTGGCTTTGGCCTGCGCTACCGGGCAACCCATGCGGGCGAAGCAGCCTGGCAGCAATGGCAAAATATTTACCCGACGCTGCAAATCGCCGTCAATGCCCGAATCAAAATCGAAGGGACCGGCCTAGTTAAATAG